From the Babylonia areolata isolate BAREFJ2019XMU chromosome 15, ASM4173473v1, whole genome shotgun sequence genome, one window contains:
- the LOC143290283 gene encoding methylsterol monooxygenase 1-like produces MENVTTNTPLIAAQLFEYLPEIRSPVRDAWILMTDNYTKFQIATWGSLLVHEFVYFAACLPAFLFQFLPFMRKYKIQQDKPETKEKQWKCFKLLMFNHFCIQAPLILGTYAFTEYFNIPYTWDQMPPWWDLALRSFGCAVIEDTWHYFLHYALHDRRIYKHIHKVHHHFQTPFGMTAEYAHPAETLILGAGFFIGVLLLCNHVVFLWVWVTVRLFETIDVHSGYYVPWLNAFHLFPFYAGAEFHDFHHYNFVGNYGSTFTWWDQLFGTDRQYKEFCARKVLQEAEELKKKN; encoded by the exons ATGGAGAACGTCACGACAAACACGCCGCTGATTGCTGCACAGCTTTTTGAATATCTTCCCGAAATACGGTCCCCTGTCAGAGATGCATGGATTCTCATGACAGACAACTACACGAAATTTCAGATCGCGACTTGGGGCTCTCTACTTGTGCACGAG TTTGTCTACTTTGCTGCCTGTCTTCCAGCCTTTCTCTTCCAGTTCCTGCCCTTCATGAGAAAGTACAAAATCCAACAG gACAAGCCGGAGACGAAGGAAAAACAGTGGAAATGTTTCAAGCTGTTGATGTTCAACCACTTCTGTATTCAG gctCCGTTGATTTTGGGTACCTATGCCTTCACAGAGTATTTCAACATCCCCTACACCTGGGATCAAATGCCACCTTG gtggGATCTGGCTCTGCGGTCGTTTGGCTGCGCTGTGATTGAGGACACGTGGCACTACTTTCTGCACTATGCCCTGCATGACCGTCGTATCTACAAGCACATCCACAAAGTGCACCACCACttccag aCTCCTTTTGGCATGACAGCTGAATACGCTCATCCTGCAGAAACTTTGA TCTTGGGTGCTGGGTTCTTCATCGGCGTGTTGTTGCTGTGTAACCACGTGGTGTTTCTCTGGGTGTGGGTGACGGTGCGACTATTTGAGACCATCGACGTTCACAGCGGATACTACGTGCCCTGGCTCAATGCGTTCCACCTCTTCCCCTTCTATGCTG GAGCGGAGTTCCATGACTTCCACCACTACAACTTTGTGGGGAACTACGGGTCGACCTTCACCTGGTGGGACCAGCTGTTCGGCACGGACCGTCAGTACAAGGAGTTCTGTGCCCGCAAGGTGCTGCAGGAGGCagaggagctgaagaagaagaactga